The following are encoded in a window of Streptomyces sp. SAT1 genomic DNA:
- a CDS encoding VOC family protein, producing the protein MSIRTTPHLNFRGEARAALEFYQGAFGGEVTLATYGDLGMPKDLPGAGNVVFGQVETAEGFRVMAYDIPGPSGGPAGGTGSTRRENGTTITTQPFFVSVRGETFEEVEAYWEKLSAGSSVVEPLAASAWSAGFGMLTDRFGVTWVLDVAAAHQAE; encoded by the coding sequence GTGAGCATCAGGACGACCCCCCACCTCAATTTCCGGGGCGAGGCCCGCGCGGCCCTGGAGTTCTACCAGGGTGCCTTCGGTGGCGAGGTCACCCTCGCCACGTACGGCGATCTCGGCATGCCGAAGGACCTCCCGGGCGCCGGGAACGTGGTCTTCGGCCAGGTCGAGACCGCCGAGGGGTTCCGCGTCATGGCCTACGACATCCCGGGTCCCTCCGGCGGCCCGGCCGGCGGCACGGGCTCGACCCGCCGGGAGAACGGCACCACGATCACCACGCAGCCGTTCTTCGTCTCGGTGCGCGGGGAGACCTTCGAGGAGGTCGAGGCGTACTGGGAGAAGCTGTCCGCCGGCTCCTCGGTCGTCGAGCCCCTGGCCGCCTCGGCGTGGAGCGCGGGCTTCGGGATGCTCACCGACCGCTTCGGGGTCACGTGGGTCCTGGACGTCGCCGCCGCCCACCAGGCGGAGTAG
- a CDS encoding peptidase C39 family protein: MKKSTVDQRIVLPFVPDVPPPPLRRLGPPEVLERWRTTDRASQAPHIVAVPDGDGEEWSAAALVTARPHASYLKIVDAVGDVPAAVAAVVAHARRQGLAQVKWEGWTASPEATAAAGFTPLHPPLAQAADAVGPGTGYVRWLGDDPVAEPPYYGQTTHFTCGAVTALVAQAHAGALPREALDRERELTLWRGATNFPACEPVGLGVAVRRAWPASPVTVHLDTDRPVLLDHHPEHEREWRALLQHASRTDAERTGVPVDPRHLPMAEIRGALGRGEQVLLLVSLAAMQGFDVPHWVLCHGAVPGAVVIEDPWANAATGDTWVDAHLLPVPDASLDSMSVLAPGGFRGAVTIGAPQGCCPPTSARAAR, translated from the coding sequence GTGAAGAAGAGCACCGTGGACCAGCGCATCGTCCTCCCGTTCGTGCCCGACGTGCCGCCGCCCCCGCTGCGGCGGCTCGGCCCTCCTGAAGTACTGGAGCGCTGGCGCACGACCGACCGCGCCTCCCAGGCCCCGCACATCGTGGCCGTACCGGACGGCGACGGCGAGGAGTGGAGCGCCGCCGCGCTGGTGACGGCGCGCCCGCACGCGTCCTATCTGAAGATCGTCGACGCGGTCGGCGACGTGCCGGCCGCCGTCGCCGCGGTCGTCGCCCACGCACGCCGCCAAGGGCTCGCACAGGTCAAGTGGGAAGGCTGGACGGCGAGTCCCGAGGCCACCGCCGCAGCGGGCTTCACCCCGCTGCACCCCCCGCTCGCGCAGGCGGCGGACGCGGTGGGTCCCGGGACCGGCTACGTGCGCTGGCTGGGTGACGACCCGGTGGCCGAACCCCCGTACTACGGCCAGACCACGCACTTCACGTGCGGCGCGGTCACCGCCCTGGTCGCGCAGGCGCACGCGGGCGCGCTGCCGCGGGAGGCCCTGGACCGCGAGCGGGAACTGACACTGTGGCGCGGCGCGACCAACTTCCCCGCGTGCGAACCCGTCGGACTGGGGGTCGCGGTGCGCCGGGCGTGGCCGGCGTCCCCCGTCACGGTCCACCTCGACACGGACCGGCCCGTCCTGCTCGACCATCACCCGGAGCACGAACGGGAATGGCGCGCCCTGCTCCAGCACGCGTCACGGACGGACGCCGAGCGGACCGGCGTCCCGGTCGACCCGCGCCACCTCCCCATGGCGGAGATCCGGGGCGCGCTCGGCCGGGGGGAGCAGGTGCTGCTCCTGGTCTCGCTGGCCGCGATGCAGGGCTTCGACGTCCCGCACTGGGTGCTGTGCCACGGGGCGGTCCCCGGCGCCGTCGTGATCGAGGACCCCTGGGCCAACGCGGCCACGGGCGACACCTGGGTCGACGCACACCTGCTGCCCGTTCCCGACGCGTCGCTCGACTCGATGTCGGTCCTCGCGCCGGGCGGCTTCCGCGGCGCCGTGACCATCGGCGCACCGCAAGGGTGCTGCCCGCCCACGTCCGCGCGCGCCGCCCGCTGA
- a CDS encoding iron ABC transporter permease — protein MNALQETATRTGTPPRAERGSGPAGAAVLAVLLAATVLVGLWHLTQGTSGVGVGDLVRYLAGERDGGGAPVAEIITGSRLPRLFAGVAVGLALGCAGALLQSVTRNSLASPDTLAVTAGAYFTLSLVAAAGLTVPLWASGAVAFAGGLAAAALVLLLAGRAAGTTGTRLILAGSATAMALDAGTSMLLILFSQNTTGLFAWGSGSLAQLNIDASVRAFPVVAAVLCAALALSRRLDVMGLGDDAASALGVPIRSTRVAAVLCAVVLTATAVTLAGPIGFVGLGAPVLARLLAGRVRALRRHLYLVPAAGLFGALLVLLADASLRAVQGADGAASIPTGVPTALLGSVVIVALALRLRDTGGLRQTPHTRVAVRSRRAFVLVVCGATALLAGAALVAVLAGSLWLRTGDLALWVQGAAPDLIGQALDDRVPRVTAAVVAGAALGLAGCVVQSAVRNPLAEPGVLGITSGAGLGAAAVVTSGLPGGRPLLIVAAVATGLATFALIALLSWRGGFLPDRFVLIGIGCGYGLSSVTTFLLLRADPWNTPRIFTWLSGTTYGRTLSDVVPVAVALALALPVLLALRDRLDLLAVDEDTPRIVGVRPERARFTVLAIAAVLAALSVVAVGVVGFVGLVAPHLARSLVGARHVRAIPVSMLLGALLVCVADALGRTLIAPSQLPAGLMVALVGAPYFVWVLRRSRA, from the coding sequence GTGAACGCCCTGCAGGAAACGGCGACCCGGACGGGCACGCCGCCGCGCGCCGAGCGCGGCAGCGGCCCCGCCGGGGCGGCCGTCCTCGCGGTGCTGCTGGCCGCCACCGTGCTGGTGGGCCTGTGGCATCTGACCCAGGGAACATCGGGCGTCGGCGTCGGTGACCTGGTGCGCTACCTCGCCGGGGAACGCGACGGCGGCGGGGCGCCGGTCGCCGAGATCATCACCGGCTCGCGCCTGCCGCGGCTGTTCGCGGGCGTGGCGGTGGGCCTCGCCCTCGGCTGCGCCGGAGCGCTGCTCCAGTCCGTCACCCGCAACTCGCTCGCCTCCCCGGACACGCTCGCGGTCACGGCCGGGGCCTACTTCACGCTGTCGCTCGTCGCGGCCGCCGGTCTCACCGTCCCGCTGTGGGCGTCGGGCGCCGTCGCCTTCGCGGGCGGGCTGGCCGCGGCGGCGCTCGTACTGCTCCTCGCGGGCCGGGCCGCCGGTACCACCGGCACCCGGCTGATCCTCGCCGGTTCGGCGACCGCGATGGCGCTGGACGCGGGGACGTCGATGCTGCTCATCCTGTTCAGCCAGAACACCACCGGCCTCTTCGCCTGGGGGAGCGGCTCGCTCGCGCAGCTGAACATCGACGCCTCGGTACGGGCCTTCCCCGTGGTGGCCGCGGTGCTGTGCGCCGCCCTCGCGCTGTCCAGGAGGCTGGACGTGATGGGCCTCGGCGACGACGCCGCCTCCGCCCTGGGCGTGCCGATCCGGTCCACCCGTGTAGCCGCGGTGCTCTGCGCGGTGGTGCTGACCGCCACCGCGGTGACCCTCGCGGGCCCCATCGGCTTCGTCGGCCTCGGTGCCCCCGTGCTGGCCCGGCTGCTCGCCGGACGGGTCCGGGCCCTGCGCAGACACCTGTACCTGGTGCCCGCGGCCGGGCTGTTCGGTGCGCTGCTCGTCCTGCTCGCGGACGCCTCGCTGCGCGCGGTGCAGGGCGCGGACGGCGCCGCCTCCATCCCCACCGGCGTGCCCACGGCACTGCTCGGCTCCGTGGTGATCGTGGCCCTCGCGCTCCGCCTGCGCGACACGGGCGGGCTGCGGCAGACCCCGCACACACGGGTCGCCGTACGGTCGCGTCGCGCCTTCGTCCTCGTCGTGTGCGGCGCCACGGCGCTGCTGGCGGGCGCGGCCCTCGTCGCGGTCCTCGCGGGAAGCCTCTGGCTGCGCACGGGCGACCTCGCGCTCTGGGTACAGGGCGCTGCCCCGGACCTGATCGGTCAGGCGCTGGACGACCGGGTCCCGAGGGTGACGGCAGCGGTCGTCGCCGGAGCGGCGCTCGGACTGGCCGGCTGCGTCGTGCAGAGCGCGGTGCGCAACCCCCTGGCGGAGCCGGGCGTGCTCGGCATCACCTCGGGTGCCGGACTGGGCGCGGCGGCCGTCGTCACCTCCGGCCTTCCCGGCGGGCGGCCGCTGCTCATCGTGGCCGCCGTCGCCACCGGGCTGGCCACGTTCGCGCTGATCGCCCTGCTGTCCTGGCGCGGCGGCTTCCTGCCCGACCGGTTCGTGCTGATCGGCATCGGCTGCGGGTACGGCCTCAGCTCCGTCACCACGTTCCTCCTGCTGCGCGCCGATCCGTGGAACACGCCCCGGATCTTCACCTGGCTCTCCGGTACCACCTACGGCCGTACGCTGTCCGACGTCGTACCCGTCGCGGTCGCCCTGGCCCTCGCCCTCCCGGTGCTGCTCGCCCTGCGCGACCGGCTCGACCTGCTCGCCGTCGACGAGGACACCCCGCGCATCGTCGGTGTCCGCCCGGAACGCGCCCGCTTCACCGTCCTCGCGATCGCCGCGGTGCTCGCCGCGCTCAGCGTGGTCGCCGTCGGCGTGGTCGGATTCGTGGGTCTCGTCGCCCCGCACCTGGCCCGGTCGCTGGTGGGCGCCCGGCACGTCCGCGCGATCCCGGTCTCGATGCTGCTCGGCGCGCTGCTGGTCTGCGTGGCCGACGCCCTCGGCCGCACCCTCATCGCCCCGTCCCAGCTGCCGGCCGGCCTCATGGTCGCCCTGGTCGGTGCGCCGTACTTCGTCTGGGTGCTCCGGCGGTCGCGCGCATGA
- a CDS encoding iron-siderophore ABC transporter substrate-binding protein, with the protein MNRAHRLAATATAGLFALAATACGTTAVDRPEAAGSATASASPVSKSCAQDTTTTSTKPVSFTDGVGRTVKLDKPARRIAVLEWQQVEDALTLCVTPAAVSDAKGYSTWVSAEKLPAGVTDIGTREEPDLDTLYAAKPDLIVVEAFKADDEMIKKLEKRGVPVMATKGADPKDPIGNMRNVFSMIGKATGRTERADQVLKEFDDHLAKAKQQVTDAALPTKDFLFFDGWLEGGNLTVRPYGKGALFTEIGEQLGMKPAWTDAVNKAHGDGGVDPSYGLAQTDVEGLTAVGDANFFYANDEGAGGYVAALQKNPIWKTIPAVKEGRAHAFPARVWGAGGPRSCEQAIDAYVDVLDKK; encoded by the coding sequence ATGAACCGTGCCCACCGCCTGGCGGCGACCGCCACCGCGGGGCTCTTCGCCCTCGCCGCAACGGCCTGCGGCACGACCGCCGTCGACAGGCCCGAGGCAGCCGGCAGCGCCACCGCGAGCGCGTCGCCCGTGTCGAAGAGCTGCGCCCAGGACACCACGACCACCTCGACGAAGCCGGTCTCCTTCACGGACGGCGTGGGCCGCACGGTGAAGCTTGACAAGCCCGCCCGGCGGATCGCGGTCCTGGAATGGCAGCAGGTCGAGGACGCGCTGACCCTGTGCGTCACCCCCGCCGCCGTCTCCGACGCGAAGGGGTACAGCACCTGGGTCAGCGCGGAGAAGCTGCCCGCCGGGGTCACCGACATCGGCACCCGCGAGGAGCCCGACCTCGACACCCTCTACGCCGCGAAGCCCGACCTGATCGTCGTGGAGGCGTTCAAGGCCGACGACGAGATGATCAAGAAGCTGGAGAAGCGGGGCGTCCCCGTGATGGCCACGAAGGGCGCCGACCCCAAGGACCCGATCGGCAACATGCGGAACGTCTTCAGCATGATCGGGAAGGCGACGGGCCGCACCGAGCGCGCCGACCAGGTGCTCAAGGAGTTCGACGACCACCTCGCCAAGGCGAAGCAGCAGGTGACCGACGCCGCTCTGCCGACGAAGGACTTCCTGTTCTTCGACGGCTGGCTCGAGGGCGGCAACCTCACCGTCCGCCCCTACGGCAAGGGCGCCCTGTTCACCGAGATCGGCGAGCAGCTCGGCATGAAGCCGGCCTGGACCGACGCCGTCAACAAGGCACACGGGGACGGGGGCGTCGATCCCTCCTACGGCCTCGCGCAGACCGACGTCGAAGGGCTCACCGCCGTGGGCGACGCCAACTTCTTCTACGCCAACGACGAAGGCGCCGGCGGCTACGTGGCGGCGCTGCAGAAGAACCCGATCTGGAAGACCATCCCCGCCGTCAAGGAAGGCCGCGCGCACGCCTTCCCGGCGCGGGTGTGGGGCGCCGGCGGCCCCCGCTCCTGCGAGCAGGCCATCGACGCGTACGTCGACGTCCTCGACAAGAAGTGA
- a CDS encoding ABC transporter ATP-binding protein, whose product MLTSPSRPAGPAADTGAAKPVSALTGHDLVLRYGGTPVVHGVSLALEPGRATALVGPNGSGKSTLLRALCRLHRLDGGRVALGAAPGRPERDTALLSARQFAREVTLFSQSRPAPQGLTVAEVVAFGRHPYRRGFAGPSAEDRSAVEHAMGVTGVRDMAGRPVGELSGGEMQRVWLAACLAQDTGVVLLDEPTNHLDLRYQIETLDLVRDLVEDHGIAVGIVLHDLDHASRVADTLVLMRSGRVHAAGAPVDVLTAENIGEVYDIRVEVALDPRTGRLRIDPLGRHPA is encoded by the coding sequence ATGCTCACAAGCCCCTCCCGGCCCGCCGGCCCCGCGGCCGACACCGGCGCCGCCAAGCCGGTGTCCGCCCTCACCGGGCACGACCTCGTGCTGCGCTACGGCGGCACCCCGGTCGTCCACGGTGTCTCCCTGGCCCTGGAACCCGGCCGTGCCACCGCACTGGTGGGCCCGAACGGCAGCGGCAAGTCCACCCTGCTGCGCGCGCTGTGCCGACTGCACCGGCTGGACGGCGGCCGCGTGGCGCTCGGCGCCGCCCCCGGACGGCCCGAGCGCGACACGGCCCTGCTCAGCGCCCGTCAGTTCGCCCGCGAGGTCACGCTGTTCTCCCAGTCGCGCCCCGCGCCGCAAGGGCTGACGGTCGCGGAGGTCGTGGCGTTCGGCCGCCACCCGTACCGGCGCGGCTTCGCCGGACCGAGTGCCGAGGACCGGAGCGCCGTCGAGCACGCGATGGGCGTCACCGGCGTACGGGACATGGCCGGGCGGCCGGTCGGGGAACTCTCCGGCGGCGAGATGCAGCGCGTCTGGCTCGCCGCCTGTCTGGCCCAGGACACCGGCGTCGTCCTGCTGGACGAACCGACCAACCACCTGGACCTGCGCTACCAGATCGAGACGCTCGACCTGGTGCGCGACCTCGTCGAGGACCACGGCATCGCGGTCGGGATCGTGCTGCACGACCTCGACCACGCGTCCCGCGTCGCGGACACGCTGGTCCTGATGCGCTCCGGCCGCGTGCACGCGGCCGGAGCCCCGGTCGATGTCCTGACCGCGGAGAACATCGGCGAGGTCTACGACATCCGTGTAGAGGTCGCCCTCGACCCGCGCACGGGCCGGCTGCGCATCGACCCCCTCGGACGCCACCCCGCCTGA
- a CDS encoding helix-turn-helix domain-containing protein: MVRSSRSAANPGMWRREKGTVVRRAAAMPARAQDAFVITAGLHVPSVPTEWAPHSHVLHELVWVRGGTLTSRVADRVFTVCEGHGLWLPAGVVHAGRATAGARFHDAFFAPDRTPFASAEPQAIAMTPLLEALLTHLSRTDLDTAARARAESVVFDVLRPSRHRFALQLPGDPRIDTIAETLLDDPADGRSLEDWAGCLGMSDRTITRAFRQATGLSFAQWRQVLRVHRALTLLSEGFDVMTVSETLGYAQPSTFIAAFRRVMGTTPGAFFDSTGSTDAADSPDAAGMTGSTGSTGAAGSTDPTGAADSVEGRTDAA, from the coding sequence ATGGTCCGCTCGTCCCGCAGTGCAGCGAACCCCGGGATGTGGCGGCGCGAGAAGGGCACCGTGGTGCGCCGGGCCGCCGCGATGCCCGCTCGGGCGCAGGACGCCTTCGTCATCACCGCCGGGCTGCATGTGCCCTCCGTTCCCACGGAGTGGGCGCCGCACTCGCACGTCCTGCACGAACTCGTCTGGGTACGCGGGGGCACGTTGACGTCCCGGGTGGCGGACCGCGTCTTCACCGTGTGCGAGGGGCACGGGCTGTGGCTGCCCGCCGGAGTGGTGCACGCGGGCCGGGCGACGGCCGGTGCCCGGTTCCACGACGCCTTCTTCGCGCCCGACCGCACACCGTTCGCGTCGGCGGAACCGCAGGCGATCGCGATGACGCCGTTGCTGGAGGCGCTGCTGACCCATCTGTCCCGCACGGATCTCGACACGGCGGCCAGGGCGCGGGCGGAATCGGTCGTCTTCGACGTGCTCCGGCCCTCGCGGCACCGGTTCGCGTTGCAGCTGCCCGGCGACCCGCGGATCGACACGATCGCCGAGACCCTGCTGGACGACCCCGCCGACGGCCGTTCGCTGGAGGACTGGGCGGGCTGCCTGGGCATGAGCGACCGCACCATCACCCGGGCGTTCCGCCAGGCGACCGGACTGTCGTTCGCGCAGTGGCGGCAGGTGCTGCGCGTGCACCGGGCGCTGACGCTCCTGTCCGAGGGGTTCGACGTGATGACCGTCTCCGAGACGCTCGGCTATGCGCAGCCCAGCACCTTCATCGCCGCCTTCCGACGGGTGATGGGCACCACACCGGGAGCCTTCTTCGACTCGACGGGCTCGACGGACGCGGCGGACTCGCCCGATGCGGCTGGCATGACCGGCTCGACCGGCTCGACCGGTGCGGCCGGCTCGACCGATCCGACCGGTGCGGCCGACTCGGTCGAGGGCCGTACCGACGCGGCCTGA
- a CDS encoding APC family permease: MPQDRSAGGGAAPAAVDQERRLRRDLGFWGLTAIAFSNIVGSGWLFAAMYAAQTAGPASLLSWVGAGLLCVLVALVMIELGASRPEGGGTVRWPLYAGGRLVGTLIGWSVLLSVGGTAAEISAIMQYAGHYLPGIYRGGSLTAAGLGVAAALSIVLTVLNWFAVRLFARLNNLLSVFKIAVPVVTVVALLASGWHAGRLTDHGGFAPYGYAACLSALAGGGIVYSVNGFQAPLDFSGETRDPRRTVPAAVLTGIALAVAMYLALQVAFLFTVPEGALGHGWHGVDFDSPFGQLALLLNLHWLSVLLYADAVVSPGGSAYVGVALDARHTYALAKNGTLPRWFMAVEPRSGIPRRALVLNLAVIVVFLLPFGGWQHIVSVMGDMYLLTYAASAVAAAVFLADPDSGTAGWVPGLRWIAPVSFAVAAEFVYWSGWHDLRLALPLVLAGLLVFLAMHRGTAAGRPLAAELRTGAWLVVFLAVLTLLSWLGSFGGSGRLPAPWDSLTVAAFAFAVFFWAVRAGTGWLRESRRTGGGPLPGAASPEGSSPRP; encoded by the coding sequence GTGCCTCAGGACCGGTCGGCCGGTGGGGGCGCGGCCCCGGCGGCGGTGGACCAGGAACGGCGGCTGCGCCGGGACCTGGGCTTCTGGGGACTGACGGCGATCGCGTTCTCCAACATCGTGGGCTCCGGGTGGCTGTTCGCCGCGATGTACGCGGCGCAGACCGCGGGCCCGGCGTCCTTGCTGTCGTGGGTGGGAGCGGGGCTGCTGTGCGTCCTGGTGGCGCTGGTGATGATCGAACTGGGCGCCTCCCGGCCGGAGGGCGGCGGCACGGTGCGCTGGCCGCTGTACGCCGGAGGACGGCTCGTGGGCACGCTGATCGGCTGGTCGGTGCTGCTGTCGGTGGGCGGTACCGCGGCGGAGATCAGCGCGATCATGCAGTACGCCGGGCACTACCTGCCCGGCATCTACCGCGGCGGTTCCCTGACCGCCGCCGGTCTCGGCGTGGCCGCGGCGCTGAGCATCGTCCTGACGGTGCTGAACTGGTTCGCGGTGCGGTTGTTCGCCCGGCTGAACAACCTGCTGTCGGTCTTCAAGATCGCGGTGCCCGTCGTCACGGTGGTGGCGCTGCTGGCGTCCGGCTGGCACGCCGGGCGCCTCACCGACCACGGCGGATTCGCGCCGTACGGTTACGCCGCCTGCCTGTCGGCCCTCGCCGGCGGCGGCATCGTGTACTCGGTGAACGGCTTCCAGGCGCCCCTGGACTTCTCCGGCGAGACCCGCGACCCACGGCGCACCGTGCCCGCCGCGGTGCTGACCGGCATCGCCCTGGCCGTCGCGATGTATCTGGCGTTGCAGGTCGCGTTCCTGTTCACGGTGCCGGAGGGGGCGCTCGGGCACGGCTGGCACGGCGTGGACTTCGACTCGCCGTTCGGCCAGCTGGCGCTGCTGCTCAACCTGCACTGGCTGTCGGTGCTGCTGTACGCGGACGCCGTCGTCTCGCCGGGCGGTTCGGCGTACGTCGGGGTGGCGCTGGACGCCCGGCACACCTACGCGCTGGCCAAGAACGGCACCCTGCCGCGCTGGTTCATGGCGGTGGAGCCGCGCTCGGGCATCCCGCGCCGGGCGCTGGTGCTGAACCTCGCGGTGATCGTGGTGTTCCTGCTGCCGTTCGGCGGCTGGCAGCACATCGTGAGTGTGATGGGCGACATGTATCTGCTGACCTACGCGGCCTCCGCGGTGGCGGCCGCGGTGTTCCTGGCCGACCCGGACAGCGGCACCGCGGGCTGGGTGCCCGGACTGCGCTGGATCGCTCCGGTGAGCTTCGCGGTGGCGGCCGAGTTCGTGTACTGGTCGGGCTGGCACGATCTGCGGCTGGCGCTGCCGCTGGTGCTGGCCGGGCTGCTGGTGTTCCTCGCCATGCACCGCGGCACCGCGGCGGGGCGGCCGCTCGCCGCGGAGCTTCGCACGGGCGCGTGGCTGGTGGTGTTCCTCGCGGTGCTCACGCTCCTGTCCTGGCTCGGCTCGTTCGGCGGCTCCGGACGGCTCCCGGCACCGTGGGACTCACTGACGGTGGCGGCGTTCGCCTTCGCGGTGTTCTTCTGGGCGGTACGGGCGGGCACGGGCTGGCTGCGGGAGTCCCGGCGCACGGGCGGAGGCCCCTTGCCCGGCGCCGCGTCACCGGAGGGCTCCTCACCGCGCCCGTAG
- a CDS encoding class I SAM-dependent methyltransferase: protein MGVARVRALETEREDALFRDPLARAFAAAGGLWSSSPPPGDEAARRRRSAVSFSIVIRTKFLDDLVRQAADSGIRQVVLLGAGMDSRAFRIDWPAGTRLFEVDTAAPLDFKASVLRRERAVPRCERITVAADLREDWPGALAAVGHDPAVPTVWIAEGLLIYLPEDAVELLLARISTQSAAGSRMGLTLGSRGTIERFGADATPGSAASMWVSEMPDDPVAWLAGHGWEAVGHTLRERAAAYGRPVSTPPRRAEQPGGLISAIRRENASRS, encoded by the coding sequence GTGGGGGTGGCGAGGGTCCGGGCGCTGGAGACCGAGCGGGAGGACGCGCTGTTCCGCGACCCGCTCGCACGGGCCTTCGCCGCGGCCGGCGGCCTGTGGTCCTCCTCGCCGCCGCCCGGCGACGAGGCCGCGCGCCGCCGCCGGTCGGCCGTGTCGTTCTCCATCGTCATCAGGACGAAGTTCCTCGACGACCTGGTGCGGCAGGCCGCCGATTCCGGCATCCGGCAGGTCGTGCTGCTCGGCGCCGGCATGGACAGCAGGGCCTTCCGGATCGACTGGCCCGCGGGCACCAGGCTGTTCGAGGTCGACACCGCCGCGCCCCTGGATTTCAAGGCGTCGGTGCTGCGCCGGGAGCGGGCCGTCCCGCGCTGCGAGCGGATCACCGTCGCGGCCGATCTGCGGGAGGACTGGCCGGGCGCGCTGGCCGCCGTGGGGCACGACCCTGCCGTCCCGACGGTATGGATCGCCGAGGGTCTCCTGATCTATCTGCCCGAGGACGCGGTGGAACTGCTGCTGGCCCGGATCAGTACGCAGTCGGCGGCGGGCAGCCGGATGGGGCTGACCCTGGGCTCGCGCGGCACGATCGAACGCTTCGGCGCGGACGCCACGCCGGGCTCGGCGGCTTCCATGTGGGTCTCGGAGATGCCCGACGACCCGGTGGCCTGGCTGGCGGGACACGGCTGGGAGGCCGTCGGCCACACCCTGCGCGAGCGCGCCGCCGCCTACGGCCGCCCGGTCAGCACCCCGCCGCGGCGCGCGGAGCAGCCCGGCGGACTGATCTCGGCGATCCGCCGGGAGAACGCCTCCCGGTCCTGA
- a CDS encoding PIG-L family deacetylase: MADRPLTLMAVHAHPDDEATGTGGILARYAAEGVRTVLVTCTDGGCGDGPGGVKPGDPGHDPATVVAMRRRELEASCEILKISDLEMLDYADSGMMGWPGNDAPGSFWRTPVEEGAARLAELMRHYRPDVVVTYDENGFYGHPDHIQAHRITMAAVKMTDLTPKVYWTTMPHSTMRRFEEAMREFHEDMPEPDPAEAAAMAEIGLPDGEVTTWVDTTAFSGQKFDALAAHASQGENIFFLKMGQERFGELMGMETFVRVQDTTGAALPEDDLFAGLR; encoded by the coding sequence ATGGCCGACCGGCCCTTGACGCTCATGGCCGTGCACGCCCACCCCGACGACGAGGCCACCGGGACCGGAGGGATCCTCGCGCGGTACGCGGCGGAGGGCGTCCGCACGGTTCTCGTGACGTGTACCGACGGCGGCTGCGGGGACGGGCCGGGAGGTGTCAAGCCCGGCGATCCGGGACACGACCCGGCGACCGTCGTCGCGATGCGCCGTCGAGAACTCGAAGCGAGCTGCGAGATCCTGAAGATCAGCGACCTGGAGATGCTGGACTACGCCGATTCCGGGATGATGGGCTGGCCGGGGAACGACGCGCCGGGATCCTTCTGGCGGACCCCCGTGGAAGAGGGCGCCGCCCGGCTCGCGGAACTGATGCGGCACTACCGGCCCGACGTGGTCGTCACCTATGACGAGAACGGCTTCTACGGCCACCCCGACCACATCCAGGCCCACCGCATCACCATGGCGGCAGTGAAGATGACCGACCTGACACCGAAGGTGTACTGGACGACGATGCCCCACTCGACGATGCGGCGCTTCGAGGAGGCCATGCGCGAGTTCCACGAGGACATGCCGGAACCGGATCCCGCCGAGGCCGCCGCGATGGCCGAGATAGGTCTCCCCGACGGTGAGGTCACCACCTGGGTGGACACCACCGCGTTCAGCGGCCAGAAGTTCGACGCGCTGGCCGCGCACGCCAGTCAGGGCGAGAACATCTTCTTCCTCAAGATGGGCCAGGAGCGGTTCGGCGAGCTGATGGGCATGGAGACCTTCGTACGCGTCCAGGACACCACCGGAGCGGCCCTGCCCGAGGACGACCTCTTCGCCGGGCTGCGCTGA
- a CDS encoding acetoacetate decarboxylase family protein codes for MSSPRQESVKVDLGGRTVTVPKGGLYDRYRMDTDLDEVARDPRVSGVDFFRRLPKTRVDSPIGPTLTPNFYYRVSTARLTMIAPSRAVRSRLPRELAPLEVAPGLGLVSVMFFRYDVCDIDFYTEAAVGVAVKPARHGRLGFVDLVAGLKNEHLDTYVLSLPVSTEIAQVRGHDGYGFPKWVTGLDVGIGTDRTTARVANDAGGTDLALSAATPAQTTHRSGERVSSLTSYTSIGGAWHATLSQTHVLSAGTALLPRGVALQVGEGRMADDLRSLRPVRPVRFDVMTEGQLALHMPVPTSVRSPE; via the coding sequence ATGTCATCGCCCCGGCAGGAGTCGGTGAAGGTCGATCTGGGTGGCCGGACGGTCACGGTCCCGAAGGGCGGGTTGTACGACCGGTACCGGATGGACACCGATCTCGACGAGGTGGCCCGTGACCCCCGCGTCAGCGGGGTGGACTTCTTCCGGCGGCTGCCCAAGACACGTGTCGACTCCCCCATCGGCCCCACCCTCACCCCGAACTTCTACTACCGCGTCTCGACCGCCCGGCTGACGATGATTGCCCCGTCCCGCGCGGTCCGCTCCCGGCTGCCCCGGGAGCTGGCGCCGCTGGAGGTCGCGCCGGGTCTGGGACTGGTGTCGGTGATGTTCTTCCGGTACGACGTGTGCGACATCGACTTCTACACCGAAGCCGCCGTGGGCGTCGCCGTGAAGCCGGCACGGCACGGCAGGCTCGGGTTCGTCGATCTGGTCGCCGGCCTCAAGAACGAGCACCTCGACACCTACGTCCTGTCGCTGCCGGTGAGCACGGAGATCGCCCAGGTGCGCGGCCACGACGGCTACGGCTTCCCGAAGTGGGTCACCGGGCTGGACGTCGGCATCGGCACCGACCGGACGACGGCGCGCGTGGCCAACGACGCCGGCGGGACCGACCTGGCGCTCTCGGCGGCGACACCGGCCCAGACCACCCACCGCAGCGGTGAGCGGGTCTCGTCCCTGACCTCGTACACATCGATCGGCGGGGCGTGGCACGCGACGCTGAGCCAGACCCATGTGCTGTCGGCCGGGACCGCACTCCTCCCGCGCGGTGTCGCGCTCCAGGTCGGGGAGGGCCGGATGGCCGACGACCTGCGTTCCCTCAGGCCCGTCCGGCCTGTCCGGTTCGACGTCATGACCGAGGGTCAGCTCGCCCTGCACATGCCCGTCCCGACCTCGGTCCGGAGCCCGGAGTGA